A stretch of DNA from Candidatus Hydrogenedentota bacterium:
AAAATTTCGGATGCCCTTTCAGGCCATGTGTTGGAGGGTTCCTCCTCCCCAGGGCAGGCTTGGCCCTTTGGGCGGCGGCCTGCCCTGGGCTATAGGCGGATGTCCCGTTGGGACAACAAAGACGGAATCACAGACCGAGGGACGTTCATGCCGTTTGCAGGCGGTTTTTCAAGGCGCATTTTAGTGCGATTGCCCTGGCCGGACAAGCCGTGCAAGAAAGGGTGCGCCTGTTCCGGCGGCCCTTTCCGCGGCCCGTGTTGCGCGGGTGCGGGGCGGGTGCATAGAATGCGGGGACACGGGCGCGCGGGCGCCCCGGAGATGACCATGGCGGAGTGTGCTTCGACGACCGTGCGTGTGCCCCTGGGCGCGCGGGCGTATGACATCCATATCGGGCCGGACGCCCTGGACCGGCTGGGCGCGCATCTCGCGTCGGACCACGCCCCGAAGGGGCTGGTGGGGCTGGTGACGGACGCCCACGTGGCCCCCCTGTACGCGGACGCCGTGCTGGACCGCGTGCGCGCGGCGGGGAAGGCCTGCGTGGTCCACGTGCTCCCGGCGGGCGAGGAGAGCAAGCGGCTGGACCGGGTGGGGGAGATTTGCGGCGCTTTTCTGGAGGCGGGCATGGACCGCGCCGGGCTGGTTGTCGCCCTGGGCGGCGGGGTCACGGGAGATATTGCGGGCTTCGCCGCGTCGGTCTTCATGCGCGGAGTCCCCTTTGTGCAGGTGCCCACGACCATCGTGGCGCAGGTGGACTCAAGCGTCGGCGGCAAGACCGGCGTGAACCACCCGCTGGGCAAGAACACGATCGGCGCGTTCCACCAGCCGGACGGCGTGTTCATTGACCTGTCCATGCTGTCCACCCTGCCGGACCGCGAGCTGCGGGCGGGCATGGCGGAGGTCATCAAGCACGGCGTCATTGCGGACGCGGACCTCTTCGCGTATCTGGAGGCGAACGCCGCGCGGATTCTCGCCAAGGACCTCGGCGCCCTGCGCGTGCCCGTGGTGCGGTCGTGCGAGATCAAGGCCGCCGTGGTCGCCGCCGACGAGCGGGAGCAGGGCCTGCGCGCCAACCTGAACTACGGCCACACCTTCGGCCACGCCATCGAGACCGCCAGCGGCTACGCCCGGTTCCTCCACGGCGAGGCCGTGGCCCTCGGCATGTGCGCCGCCGGGGAGCTGGGCCGCCTGCTGGGGCTGGTGGACGCGGCCTTCGCCGGGCGGCAGCGCGCCTGCTGCGCGGCCTTCGGCCTGCCGGTGCGCTGGCCCGAGATGCCGCTGGAGGAGACGCTGGCGGCCATGAAGCACGACAAGAAGGCCCGCGCGGGCACGCTGAAGTTTATCGTGCCGTCGGGCATGGGGACGGTCGTCCACCGGACGGACATTTCCCCCGGCCTGGCGCGCGCGGCCCTGGAGACGCTGTTGTAGGCGCGGAACGGCAAACCACGGAGACCCCCGATGCTGTTTGGCGGAGAGAACGCGGAAAGCTACTACGACGAGGGCCTCACGGCGGCCATGAAGGGCGACTTCGAGAAGGCCGTCGCCCATTTCCAGAAGGCCACCACGCTGGACGGCGCCTTCGCCGCGGCGTGGTACCAGCTCGGGCGCTGCTGGCTCCGACTGGGCCGCGTGCCCGAGGCCGTCTCCTCCCTGGAGCGCGCCCTCACCATCACGCCCAGGATGGCCCTCGCCCGCGTGGAGCTGGGCTACGCTTTCCTGAAGTCCGGGCTGCATGACCGCGCTTCCGCCGCCTTCGCCGCCGTCCTCGATGAAAAGCCCGACACGCCCCGCGCCGCCCTCGGCCTCGGCTACATCGCCTTCCAGCAGCGGCACTGGGACACGGCCTTCGGTCTCGCGGAACGTGTTGCGGGAACGGGCGCGGAGCCCTTCGAGTCCCATTACCTCGCCGGGCGCGCCGCCCACGCGATGAAACTGGACCAGGCGGCGTCGAACCATCTCTACACGGCGGACGCGCAGCTTGACAAGCTGATCGAGACGAACCCCGACGCGCCGGAGGGCTATTTCCTGCGCGGCCAGATATACACCCTCACGGGCGACTTCGCCCGCGCCCTGGAAAACTACGCCGAGGCCGAGCGGTGCATGGAGCCCGGCCGCCGGTGCCGGGTCTACAATGAGGAGTTCGACCTGGTGGACATCCTCGCCGGCATGGGGTGGTGCCACCGGAAAATGGGCGACCCCGACGGCGCCCGCGCCGCCGCGGAGCGCATCCTGGAGCTGAAACCCGGCAGCCAGCGCGCCAAGTGGCTCCTCGGCGAGGCGGGCGGCGACGCGGAAAGGGACCGGCCGTGAGCGACCTCAACATGCAGCTCGTCCGCGAGTTCTTCGAGCTGAACCGCTTCTATGTGCTGCCCCACTGGCGCCACGAGGAGCTGTCCGAGTCTCCGGAGAACACCTCCCTCCTCTTCGTGGAGCAGTCGCACCCCGAAGCGGCGGTCACGCCGGACTTCGTGCTCCAGCCGGGGCAGGTGACCGCCCTCCGGCGCGCCGTGGTCGAGGTGCGCGCGTGGCACGGCGACCGCTTCTACGCCTCCGTCGTCGAGTCCAACCCCATCCTCGGGCGCGTGGCGTCGCCCGAGGTGCGCGCCCTGGCCGAGAACGTCTTCGGCGCGCCGGACTTCCAGACCGTGCTGGTCATCTCCGAGCTCTCCGCGTCGCCCAAGCCGCGCCAGCGCGCCATCGAGCTGCTCCAGGGCTACGGCATGGACCACGTCGCCGAGTTCCCCATGATCCTCGGCGAAATCCTCAACCGCCTCAGCGTGCAGGGGAACTACGCCCCCTCGCAGACCCTCCAGACCATGCGCCTCCTCAAGCGCTACCACTTCATCCGCCGCCAGCAGATGGAGTTCCTCTTCCCCCTGGCCCCGCAGAACGAGTGGCCCGTACGCCCCGCCTCCCCCGCCGACGCCGAGGACGGGGCGGAGTAGCGTCCACCGCGGGGTTCTGATGTCCCCGGAGGGGAAGCCGGAATGGCCCGCGCGCCAACGGCCATGGCTCATTCGCAACGTTCTAGAACAGCATGGGCTGCTCGTCGTCCTGCGGCTCCTGCGTTTTTTGGCGGCGGCGCTTTTCCTTCGGCGCGGCGTCGTCCGCCGGGGGCGCGTCCTGCGGCGCCTCCTCCACCGCCGCCGGGGCGGCGGGCGCCGTGACCGGATCCTCCCGCACCGCCGCCGGCGCGGCGGGGGCGGACCCCTGCGCGGCGCGGGGCTTGCGTCCGCGCTTGGCGCCGGGTTTGGCGGCGGGGCCGAAGGCGGCCTGGGCGGGCAGTTCGGGCGGCTTCTCGCCGCGGCTGAGGCAGGCGATGTCCTCCTCCAGGATGGACTGCGTGGTGCGCCAGGACTTGCCGATTTTGAAGGCGCGCAGGCGCTTTTCTCGGTACATCTGGCGCACCGTGATGGGCTTCACCTTGAGGATTTCGGCGACCTCCTCGACCGTCAGCATGTTTTCCATGACCGCATCTCCCAGCCGTTGGCTGGGGCCATTCTACACAAAGGGACAAAAACAAACAAGCGCGGGCCAGGCGGCCGTGCTGCAAAGGAAGAGGGCGCGGCAAGCGGCGCCCTTTGGAGTGCGGCGGCAACGACGCCGCTTTGGTTTTTCGGGAAAGGGCCTCCGGGAGGGGTATGACATGGGTGATCGCCTCGGAAAGCGGTGTCGCCGCTGCGCTCTGCCACCGCACTCCACAGAACAGCCGGGACCGCCGACGCCATTGGAGCGGCCTTTCTTCACCGACATTCCCGCCCCTGACCGCCCGGAGGCGGGGATTCTGTCCATGACGCTATGGATACGGACGTCCTCTACCTCTTCACCCCGGAGGGGTGAGGGCCATTGGCCGGTGGTTGAGCGCAGCGATACCACCGGGAAAGGGGTCCTTCCCATTTTCTTGGCACCCCGTCAGGGGTGCGGGACGCTGGGGTAACGGGAACCGACGCGTCCTGAACCCCTGCCGGGGTTCCTCAAAAAGAGAGGGAGCCTGCCGTCCGGTGGTATCGCTGCGCTCAACCACCGGCTAATGTCTTGCATCCCTCCGGGATGCCCAAAACGCCCGCCTCCGCCCCGGTTCTCGCGATGTCTTATCCGGCGGTCACGGTCAGAAGAGCCGCATGCGCCGGAAGACCGCGAGCATGACCGCGACCAGCGCCACCATGAACCCGCAAAGCACGGGGAAGCTGTGGGGCCAGTCGAGGCCGGGCAGGTACCGGAAGTTCATGCCCCAGATGCCGGTCAGGAAACTGAGGGGCAGCATGATGGTGCCGATGATGGTGAGGAGTTTCATGCTCTCCTCGAGGCGCATGGAGAGGCGGGACAGGTGGGACTCCATGAGGGCGGTCAGCAGCTCGCGCATCATGGTGAGGTGGTCGCGCGCGCGCAGCACGTGGTCCAGCACGTCGCGCAGATGGGTGCGCGTCTCGGGCCGGATCTGCGGGTAGTCGCGCAGCACCAGCGCGCGCAGGGTCTCCTCCTTGGTGAGCATGAGCTGCCCCAGCCGCGAGAGCTGGCGGCGGACCTCGTAGATCACGCGGCGCGGGTCGCTCTTCCGCCGCAGGCGCGGCTGGAAGACCTCCTCCTCGATGGTGTCAATCTTCGTCTCCAGCTTCTCCGCCCGCGTGAGGTACTCGTCAATGATCCCGTCCAGCAGCAGGTAGTACAGGTAGTCCGGCGTGTGGTGGTCGAGCAGGTCCCGGTCGGACATCATGCGCCGCACCTCGTCCACGCAGGCCAGGGGCCGCGAGTGGCAGGTGACCAGCAGCCGCTCGCGCAGGAACAGCCCCACGTTCACCGTGGCCGGCGTGCCGTCGGCCGTCTCCTTCCCGGAGAGGGCGGACATGACCGTGAACAGCGTGCCGCCGTAGGTCTCCTGCTTGGGCAGGCCGCGGTCGTTCAGCACGTCCTCCAGCGCGAGGGGGTGGAACCCGAACAGCTCCCTGAGCCGGGCGGTGTCCTCCGGGCCGGGACGCTCCACGTCCACCCACAGGAAACCCTCCGCCTCGGCGGGCACGGCCAGGCTGTCCGCCGGCACGATCTCCGCGGGCCCGCCGTTGCCGCTCCACACCGCGCAGAACCACGCCGCGGCGCGCGGCGCCTCCTCGGGTTTCGCCTTCGCCTTTGCCTTTGCCATGTCCCTGGTCTCCTCCGCGGGGTCAGTCCCCGCCCAAACGCCCCCGTGACACCCAGTAAAGGAACCGGTCCGCCGTGTTCCCCGCGGGGTTGCCCGCGCGCATGAGCCGGTTCAGGGCGCGGCGGTTCGCCGCAAGGAAGCGCAGGTCGGCGAAGAAGTCCCCGGGCCCGGCATAGGTGCGCTTGCGGAAAGGCTTCATGGGGCGGCCTTCTCCGGCGGGGCCTCGCCCGGCAGCGGAATCCGCACCGCCGGAAAGGGGACGTCCGCGGGCTGGAACGAGAACGCGTGCGCCTTCTTGGGCGCATAGAAGACCCGCGGGCGCAGGTCAAACAGCCCCACGCGCGGCGGCGCGGGCGGCGCGGAGGCCGCCTCCACCGCGTAAGCCGTCCGCACGTCGGGCGGGTACGGCTGCGTCACCGTGAAGGCGAAACCGTCCGGGCTGTACTCCGTCACCGTCACCTTCGCGGCGGGATACTCCACATCGCACCACGCCAGGGCCCGCACGTCCAGCGCACGGCCGAAGGGCGTGTTCTCTGAGACACTCCCGGCATAGGACAGGGGTGCGAAACCCGCGTATCCGATGTCCGGCGCCACCACCAACGTCTCCCCCGGATGCTGCGCGGCCAGCGCCTCCGCCGTCCGCCGGAACTCCCGCAGCCGCTGCCCCGCCGACACCCACTGGAGGTTCACGATCCCGTGCAGGACCATCAGCCCCACACACAGCGCCGTGCTCAGCGCCACCGCCGGCTTCCGCCACCGCGGATGCCGCAGAAGCGCCGCAAAGACCCCCGCCGCCGCAATCCCCATAAACGCCGTCGCCAGCGTCAGCCGTCCGCCGTTCGCGAAATGCACCGGGTCCACCGGATAAAACGGGAAAGGACACGAACCCTTGACGAACCCCTCGAAGGGGGATGCGGGGAACAACACGTAAAACACACCGTCCCAGAGGCAAATCAGTCCCACGGACAGCAGGCCCAGCAGCACCGTCCGGTTCGTGAGGCGGTGAACGGCCCACAAGCCGATCACTCCCGCGGCGAGGAAGGCTGCCGCGGCCGCTTCAGAATATTCCAACACAACGGCCCGCGTTTCCGGGAGGATCCCCAGGGGGTACAGCAGCAGCCCCATCACCGCAAAAGGATGCGCGCAGAAGAACAGCACCTCGGAGGGAG
This window harbors:
- the aroB gene encoding 3-dehydroquinate synthase; its protein translation is MAECASTTVRVPLGARAYDIHIGPDALDRLGAHLASDHAPKGLVGLVTDAHVAPLYADAVLDRVRAAGKACVVHVLPAGEESKRLDRVGEICGAFLEAGMDRAGLVVALGGGVTGDIAGFAASVFMRGVPFVQVPTTIVAQVDSSVGGKTGVNHPLGKNTIGAFHQPDGVFIDLSMLSTLPDRELRAGMAEVIKHGVIADADLFAYLEANAARILAKDLGALRVPVVRSCEIKAAVVAADEREQGLRANLNYGHTFGHAIETASGYARFLHGEAVALGMCAAGELGRLLGLVDAAFAGRQRACCAAFGLPVRWPEMPLEETLAAMKHDKKARAGTLKFIVPSGMGTVVHRTDISPGLARAALETLL
- a CDS encoding tetratricopeptide repeat protein, with the translated sequence MLFGGENAESYYDEGLTAAMKGDFEKAVAHFQKATTLDGAFAAAWYQLGRCWLRLGRVPEAVSSLERALTITPRMALARVELGYAFLKSGLHDRASAAFAAVLDEKPDTPRAALGLGYIAFQQRHWDTAFGLAERVAGTGAEPFESHYLAGRAAHAMKLDQAASNHLYTADAQLDKLIETNPDAPEGYFLRGQIYTLTGDFARALENYAEAERCMEPGRRCRVYNEEFDLVDILAGMGWCHRKMGDPDGARAAAERILELKPGSQRAKWLLGEAGGDAERDRP
- a CDS encoding helix-turn-helix domain-containing protein — translated: MENMLTVEEVAEILKVKPITVRQMYREKRLRAFKIGKSWRTTQSILEEDIACLSRGEKPPELPAQAAFGPAAKPGAKRGRKPRAAQGSAPAAPAAVREDPVTAPAAPAAVEEAPQDAPPADDAAPKEKRRRQKTQEPQDDEQPMLF
- a CDS encoding magnesium transporter CorA family protein yields the protein MAKAKAKAKPEEAPRAAAWFCAVWSGNGGPAEIVPADSLAVPAEAEGFLWVDVERPGPEDTARLRELFGFHPLALEDVLNDRGLPKQETYGGTLFTVMSALSGKETADGTPATVNVGLFLRERLLVTCHSRPLACVDEVRRMMSDRDLLDHHTPDYLYYLLLDGIIDEYLTRAEKLETKIDTIEEEVFQPRLRRKSDPRRVIYEVRRQLSRLGQLMLTKEETLRALVLRDYPQIRPETRTHLRDVLDHVLRARDHLTMMRELLTALMESHLSRLSMRLEESMKLLTIIGTIMLPLSFLTGIWGMNFRYLPGLDWPHSFPVLCGFMVALVAVMLAVFRRMRLF